The Pseudonocardia broussonetiae DNA segment TCATGTCGGTCTCCACGAACCCGGGCACGACCAGGTTGACCCGGACGCCGTCGCGCGCGAACTCCATCGCGAGCGTCTGCGTCAGCCCGGACAGCCCGGCCTTCGCCGAGCCGTAGGCGACGTCGCCCGCGAAGCCCCGCAGCCCGACCACCGCCCCGATGTTGACGACCGACGAGCCCGCCGCGAGCAGCGGACGCGCGGCCCGGACCACGGTGAACGCGCCGGTCAGGTTGGTGGCGAGCACCTCGTTCCAGGCGGCGTCGCCGACCTGCTCGATGAGCCCGCCGCGGTGCACCCCCGCGGAGTTGACGAGCACGTCGACGGAGCCGGTGCCCTCCCGGACCCGCGCGAACGCGGCCGCCACCGACTCCGGGTCGGCCACGTCGACGGGCACCGGCACGACCCGCCCCCCGGCCGGCCACCCCGCCCGCGCCGCCGACCGGGCCAGCACGTAGACCGCGTCGCCCGCGGCGAGCGCGCGGTCGACGACCGCGCGCCCGATCCCGCGGGATCCCCCCGTGACCACCCACGTGCGACCCATGTCAGTCCGGCAGCCCGCCGACGAAGGAGAGCAGCTCGGTGCGGTAGGTCTCGCCGTCCTCGGCGAACGGCGCGTGCCCGACCCCGCCGAACTCGACCAGCCGGGCGTCGCGGAAGAGCGTGCGGGACGCGCTCACGCCGTCGAAGGACACGAACCCGTCCTCGCGCCCGCACAGCAGCAGCACCGGGCACGGCAGCTCCGGCAGGATCTCGCGCTGGTCGATGCCGGCGAGGTCGCGCAGCGTGTCGTCGGCGCGGGGGCCGGACTCCATGAACTGCAGCCACATCGACTCGACGACGTCGGCCCCGACCGGCTTCACGCAGACCGCGCCCGCCACCGCCCGGAACGTCGACGCCCGGTCGGCGGCCAGCCCGGCGAGCACGCCCTCGACGTCGGCGGGCGTGCCGCCGTAGGGCCACCCCTCCGCCGACGTGTACCGCGGCGTGGCGCCACCGGTCAGCACCAGGCCGCTGATGTTCGAACCCAGCCGGGCCGCGGCCTCGGTGGCGACCGCGCCGCCCAGCGACCAGCCGTTCAGCACCGGCGCGCGCAGCCCGAGGTGCTCGACGAGCGCGACCACGTCGGAGGCGATCGCCGCGATCGAGGTGTCGGCGAAGTCCTTGTCCGACCGCCCGCAGGCGCGGTGGTCGAACGTCACCACCGCGTGGCCCGCGGCGCGCAGCGCGGGCAGCGTCGTGTCCCAGCAGCGCGAGGTCACGCCCCAGCCGTGCACGAGGACCACCGGGCGACCCGCGCCCGCGTGGTGCTCGTAGTAGACCCGCTTGCCGTCCTCCACCTCGAGGAACGCCATGTCCTGCCTCCTTCGTCGTCGTGATCGGGTTCGTGGTCGGGTCAGGTGCGTCCGGCGTACCGGCTGCGCAGCCGCCGCTTGTCGGTCTTGCCCACGCTGGTCCGCGGCAGCGCGTCCACCACCAGCACCTCCTCGGGCAGCCACCAGCGCGGTACGCGCTCCTCCAGCCGCGCGAGCAGCTCCGCCCCGGTGGCGCCCGCGCCCGGGCGCAGCACCGCGACCGCCAGCGGCCGCTCCTGCCAGCGGTGGTGGGGCACCGCCACCACCGCGGCGTCGGCGACGTCCGGGTCGGCCAGCAGCGCCTGCTCCAGGGCCACCGAGCTGATCCACTCGCCGCCGCTCTTGATGAGGTCCTTGGTGCGGTCGACGACGTGCAGCCGGCCCTGCCCGTCGATCGTCGCGACGTCCCCGGTGCGCAGCCAGCCGTCGTCGAACCGGTCGGGCGCCTCCCCGAGGTAGTAGGACGTGGCCACCCACGGGCCGCGGACGTGCAGCTCGCCGACGGCCGTGCCGTCCCAGGGCAGCTCGTGCCCCGCGTCGTCGACGATCCGCCACCGCAGCCCGGGCAGCAGCCTGCCCTGGGTGCGGGTGTCGCGGTACCGCTCCTCGGCGTCCTCGATCGGCGCGGGCGGCCGCGTGAACGTCGCCATCGGCGAGATCTCGGTCATCCCCCAGCCCTGGAAGACCGGCACGCCGAGCTTGTCGAGGCCGCGGACCAGGTCCAGCGGGGGCGTCGACCCGCCGAGCACCAGCGCCCGCAGGCTCGACAGGTCGCCGCCGTGGGTGCGGACGTGGTCGAGCAGGTCGACGGCGACGGTCGGCACCATCCCGACGTAGGTGACGCGCTCGCGGGCGATGATGTCGGCGATCTGCGCGACGGTCGGGTGCGGGCCGGGCAGCACCTGCGCCGCCCCGGCCATCGTCGCCGCGAACGGCACGCCCCAGCCGTTGGCGTGGAACAGCGGCACGACGTGCAGGACGGTGTCGCGCGCGGAGATCGCGTGGCCGTCGGCGAGGCAGGCGGCGAAGGTGTGCAGGACGAGCCCGCGGTGGGTGTAGCCGACGCCCTTGGGCCGGCCCGTGGTGCCCGAGGTGTAGCAGAGGACGGCGAGGTCGTGCTCGGAGCGCGGCGGCGGCTCGGTGAGCTCCGGCCCGGCCGCGACCAGCGCCTCGTAGGCGTCGCCGGTGTCGATGACGCCCAGTTCCGGGTGCACGCCGTCGAGCAGGCCCACGAGGTCGGGATCGGCGAGGATCAGCCGGTCGTCGGCGTGGCCGGCGATGTAGGCGATCTCCTCTGCCGAGAGGCGCAGGTTGAGCGTGTGCAGGACGGCCCCGGCCAGCGGCACCGCGGCGTACAGCTCGAGGTGGCGGTGGTGGTTCCAGGACAGGCTCGCCACGCGGTCGCCCGGCCGGACCCCGAGCGCGCGCAGCGCCCCGGCCAGCCGCGACACCCGTGCCGCGTAGGCGCCGTAGTCGTAGCGGACGACCTCGGCGCCGTCGTCGTAGCCGACGATCGCGCGGCGCGGGTGGTGGCGCCGCGCGCGCTCCAGGAAGTCGGTGACGAGCAGCTCGCTCATCCCGCCAGCCGCTCCCGCACGGCCGGCACCACCTTGTCGGCCAGGTACGCGATCCGCTCGGACCCCGAGTCGACGGGCTCGCCGGGCAGCTGCGCCCAGAAGTGCACGTCCTTGATCTGCGGACAGGCGCGCAGCATGTCGGTCAGCTCGGTCACGGCCGTCTCGGCGTCCATCAGCCGGTAGGCGCCCGCCTCCAGGATCTGGGCGGGGTCGGCGAAGCGCGGGACGTCGTCCGGCGGGCCGAACGCGCCCCAGGAGATGTACTCGTTGAGCTGGTAGAGCGCGTGCTTCCCGATCCGCGACCAGACCTCCTCCGGGTCCTCGGCGATGATCGACCACTGCCCGGCGTAGATCCTCGCGTCGGCCACCGACCCGCCGGTCCGCTCGACGGCGGCGAGGTAGGTGGCGTGGTGGGCGTTCTGGGTGCTGAGGAAGCCGTCGGCGATGCGGGCGGCGCGCTCGATCGCGACGTCGGCCATGGCCCCCACCAGCAGCTGCGGCGTGCGCTCGGGCACGGGCGTGACGGCGACGGGCGGCAGCGTGTACCGCTTGCCCGCGAAGCCCTCGGCCGATCCCGACCACGCGCGCCGGATGACCTCGACGCCCTCCTCCAGCAGGCTCGGCCGCTGGCGGACCTGCTTGCCGAACGCCTCGAACTCGCGCACCCAGTAGCCCTGGCCGACGCCGAGGTCGAAGCGCCCGCCCGAGAGCAGCGACAGCGTCGCGGAGTCCTCGGCCAGTCGCACCGGGTCGTGCAGCGGCGACACGATGAGGTTCGTCCCGACGTGCATCCGCGAGGTCCGCTGCAGGATCGCCGAGGCCAGCACGAACGGCGAGGGGCTGTAGCCGTCGGCGCAGAAGTGGTGCTCGGTGAGCCAGGCCGAGTCCAGGCCGCGCTGCTCGGCCCACGCGATCTGGTCGAGGACCTCCGCGTAGAAGGAGCTGAACGGCCGGTCGGGGTCGGGGTTGCGGAAGTCGTACCAGAGTCCGAAGGTCGGGCCGCTCGCCGCGCTCTGCTCGGTCATGCCCGCAGCGTGGCCGCCCCTGTGGCGCGTGTCACGACCGCCGGGTGCGGGCCGTTGTCGACTCCACCAACGCCGCGCTCCCGGTGCCCGGCCCGCGCCCGGCGCCGCCGATACGGTGGCGGGCGTGACGACCACGGCCCAGCCCGACTGGCTCCCCCCGGAGGTCGTCGACCTCGCCGCCGTCGTCCGCTGGGGCGCGGAGTGCGGCCTGCCCGACGGCCCGGTCGAGGACGTGCGGCGGATCGGCGGCGGCACGCAGAACATCGTGCTGCGGATGACGTGGGCGGGGCGCGACCTCGTGCTGCGCCGCCCGCCCGAGCACCCGCGCCCCTCCAGCAACGGCGTGCTCCGCCGCGAGATGCGGGTGCTGGCCGCGCTCGCCGGCTCCGACGTGCCGCACCCCGGGTTCGTCCTGGGCTGCGACGACGAGTCGGTGCTCGGCGGCGTCGTGTTCTACCTGATGGAGGCCGTCGACGGGATCAACCCGGGCGACGGGATCCGCGGCGTCTGCGCCACCGACCCGGCCGCCCGGCACGCCGCCGCGCTCGACACGGCGGCCGCGCTGGCCCGCCTCGCCGCCCTCGACCACGAGGCCGTCGGGCTCGGCGACCTCGGTCGACCCGAGGGGTTCCTGGCCCGGCAGGTGCCGCGCTGGGTCGAGCACCTGGCGTCCTACGACCGGATCGAGGGCTACCCCGGCTCCACCCTGCCGCACGTCGACGCGCTGGCCCGCTGGCTCACCGACCACCGCCCGCCCGACGGGCGGCCCGGCATCGTGCACGGCGACTACCACCTCAACAACGTGCTGCTCGCGCTCGACGCGCCGCGCGTGGCGGCCGTCGTCGACTGGGAGATGTGCACCATCGGCGACCCGCTGCTCGACCTCGGCTGGCTGCTCGTCACCTGGCCCGACGGGTTCGCCGACCCGATCGCGGGGGGCGCGCTGGCCGCGCTGGGCGGCCTGCCCGCCCCCGCCGACCTGGCCGCCCACTACGGCGCCCGCAGCGACCGCAACCTCTCCGCGCTCGACTGGTACACCGTCCTCGCCGGCTTCAAGCTCGCCATCGTCATCGAGGGCACGCACGCCCGCGCGCAGGCCGGGCAGGCCGACCGCGCGGTCGGCGACCGGCTGCACCGCAACGCCGTCGACCTGCTGGAGCGGGCCGCCTCGGTGGCCGGCGTCTGACCCGGCTCACCCCGACTGCGCCAGCGCGAACGGCAGCACCGACCCGGCCCCGGCCCGGCGCAGCAGCCGGGCGGCGACCGTCATCGTCCAGCCCGAGTCGATGAGGTCGTCGACGAGCAGGACCGGCCCGTCGGGCAGCGCGAACGACGGCTCCTCGAACCCGTGCCACACCGCGGCGAGCCGCTGCGCCGAGTTGGCGTGCGCGCCGGGCCGCGGCCCGGCCGGCACGAGCGTGCCGAGCAGGGGGAGGCGGCCGATCTCGCTGATCCGGCGGGCCAGGTGCTCGAGCTGGTGCGGGCGGGTGCGCGAGCCGATGCCGACGACCCCGACCGGTCGCTCCTCCCAGCCCCACCCGGCGAGCACGCGCACGACGGCGTCGAGCACGTCCTTGGGCACGGGGAGGTCGGTACCGCTGACGGCCTCGCCGGTCTCCGGGTCGACGTCGGGCCCGAACTCGTCGTCGGCGGGCGGGGTGGGGTCGAGCAGCTCGCGCAGCCGGGTGCCCCAGCCGATGTCGGACAGGCGCCCGATCACCCGGCCGGTGCCGGCCAGCTCGCCGGCCGGGATCTTCCCGGACGCGGGCACGTCGAGCTCGGCCATGCCGGTGGGCCACTGCTTGCGGGGCGCCACCTCGACGCCCGGGCGCGCGATCCGCTCGGCGGCCGCCTCGGCCGCCCCGGCGTCGACGTCGGTGCTCCACGCCGTGCCCGCGCACACGTCGCAGCGCCCGCACGGGGCGGCGCCCGGGTCGTCGAGCTGCTCGCGCAGGAACACGAGCCGGCAGCGGTCGGTGGCGAGGTAGTCGAGCATCGCCTGCTGCTCGGCCTTGCGGGCCTGCGCGATCCGGCGGTGGCGCTCCTCGTCGTAGACCCAGTCCCGGCCGGTGGCGACCCACCCGCCCTTGACCCGCTTCGCCGCGCCGTCGCTGTCGAGGACCTTGAGCAGCATCTCCAGCCGCGTGCGCGAGAGGTCGACGCGCGTCTCGATGGCGGCGGTGGACAGCGGCTCGTCGCCGAGCACGGCCAGCGTCTGGCGCACGACGGGCTCGGGCGGGAACGCCAGGGAGGCGAAGTAGCGCCAGATGTCCTGGTCCTCGTGGCCGGGCAGCAGGACCACCTCGGCGCGTTCCACGGCGCGGCCGGCGCGGCCGATCTGCTGGTAGTAGGCCACCGGCGACGCGGGTGCGCCCAGGTGCACGACGAAGCCGAGGTCGGGCTTGTCGAACCCCATGCCCAGCGCCGACGTGGCCACCAGCGCCTTGACGCGGTTGGCCAGCAGGTCGCCCTCCGCGGCGAGGCGCTCCTCGGGCGGGGTCTTGCCGGTGTAGGAGGCGACCGGGTGGCCGCGCTCGCGCAGGAACTCCGCGACCTCCTCGGCCGCCTGGATCGTGAGCGTGTAGACGATGCCGGCGCCCGGCAGTGCGTCCATCTGCGCGGCGAGCCAGCCCAGCCGGTCGGCCGCCGTGCGGAGCGTGACGACCGAGAGCCGCAGGCTCTCGCGGTCGAGCGAGCCGCGCAGCACCAGCGGCTCACCCGCCGCCAACCCCAGCTGCTCGGTGACGTCGACGACCACGCGGTCGTTGGCCGTGGCCGTGGTGGCGAGCACCGGGATGCCGTCGGGCAGCTCGGCGATCAGCGCGCGCAGGCGGCGGTAGTCGGGGCGGAAGTCGTGGCCCCAGTCGGACACGCAGTGCGCCTCGTCGACGACGAGCATCCCCGCCGACGCGGTGAGCCGGGGGAGCACGCGGTCGCGGAAGTCGGGGTTGTTGAGCCGCTCCGGGCTGACCAGCAGCACGTCGACCTCCCCGGCCTCGACCGCGGCGTAGGTGCGCTCCCAGTCGGCGGTGTTGGCGGAGTTGACCGTGGCCGCGCGGATCCCGGCCCGCGCGGCGGCGTCGATCTGGTTGCGCATCAGCGCGAGCAGCGGGGAGACGATCACCGTGGCGCCCGCGCCCTGCTCGCGCAGCAGCGCGGTGGCCACGAAGTACACCGCGGACTTGCCCCACCCCGTGCGCTGCACCACCAGCGCCCGCCGCCGCTCCGCGACGAGCGCGTGGATCGCCGTCCACTGGTCCTCGCGCAGCCGCGCCTCCGGCCCGGCGAGGGTGGTGAGGACCTCCTCGGCCCGGGCGCGCAGGTCCTGCTCGGTGGTGGTCATGGCGTCGATGGTTCACCAGGGGTCCGACAGTCCGGGCACCGCACCGCCGTTGCCGCGTCCGCACCGCCGCTCCGACGGCGGTGCGGTGCCCAGGGCGGCGGTGCGGTGGAGGGGATCTGCGGAACGGCCACGGACGACGTGGTGCCCCGCGCATGCTGCGCCGGTGGACCTCCCGCTCTCCGGGCCCCTGCTGAGGCCCGGCCTGCTCGCCGCCGGCGTCACCGATCACGAGCTGCGCCGGTTGCGCCGCACCGGCGGGCTGGCCGTGCTGGCCCGCGGCGCGTACGCCGACCCCGCAGACCCCCGCCTGCGCCGTCCCGAGGACCGGCACGCCCTGCTCGTCGCCGCCGCGGTCCCGCGGGTCGCGGCCGACGCGGTCGTCAGCCACGTGTCCGCGGCCGTGCTGCACGGCCTGCCGGTCTGGGCCATCGCGCTGGACCGCGTCCACACGACCCGCCCGCGGCGCACGAGCGCCGTGCGCACCGGGCGGCTGCACGTCCACACCGCCCCGCTCCGCGCGGAGGACGTCTGCGAGGTCGGCGGCGTCCGCGCGACGTCGGTGGCGCGGACGCTCGCCGACGTCGCCCGCACGTCAGCGTTCGAGCAGGCCGTCGTGGTCCTCGACGCGGCGCTGCGCCGGCACCTGGTCACCCGCGAGGAGCTGCAGGCCGTGCTCGCGCGGATGCCCCGCTGGCCGGGCGTCCCGGCGGCGCGCCGCGCCGTCGCGTTCGCCGACCCGGGTGCCGACAGCCCGGGGGAGTCGCGCAGCCGGGTGGCGATGGCCCGGCTCGGTGTGGCGACGCCGGTGCTGCAGTGGGAGGTGCGCTCGCCCGGCGGCGTGGTGCTCGGCACGGCCGACTTCGGCTGGCCGGAGCACGGGTGGGCGGGGGAGTTCGACGGTCTCGTGAAGTACGGACGGACCGGGCAGCAGGCGGCGGACGTCGTCGTGGCCGAGAAGCGCCGCGAGGACGCCATGCGCACGGTCCTGCGCGGGTTCACCCGGTGGACGTGGGGCGAGCTCGCCGCCTTCGCGGAGGTGGCGCGCCGGCTGCCGCGCTGACCGCACCGCCGTCTCGTCGTCCGCACCGCCGCCGCAACAGCGGTGCGGACCCCACGACGGCGGTGCAGTGACGTGTGACGGCCGCCCTGGGCGGATCGGCGGCGCTCAAGGCAGGATGGGCCGCGTGAGTGCTCCCCAGTCGCCGCTGTTCGGGTCCGTGGCCGACGTGGCCGAGCGGCTGGCCGGGGTCGGGTACCTCGCCTCCACCGCCGTCGCCACCACGGTCTACCTGGCCGACCGCCTCGGCAAGCCGCTGCTCGTCGAGGGCCCCGCGGGCGTCGGCAAGACCGAGCTGGCCAAGGCCGTGGCGCAGGCGACGGGCTCGGGCCTGGTGCGCCTGCAGTGCTACGAGGGCATCGACGAGGCCCGCGCGCTCTACGAGTGGAACCACGCCAAGCAGCTGCTGCGGATCACCGCGGGCCAGGGCCAGGAGTCGTGGGACGAGACGCGCGACGACGTGTTCTCCGAGGAGTTCCTGCTGCCGCGCCCGCTGCTCACCGCGATCCGGCGCAGCGACCCGACGGTGCTGCTCATCGACGAGATGGACAAGGCCGACGTCGAGGTCGAGGGCCTGCTGCTGGAGGTGCTGTCGGACTTCCAGGTGACCGTCCCGGAGATGGGCACGATCAGCGCCACCCGCCGCCCGTTCGCGCTGCTGACGTCGAACTCCACCCGCGAGCTGTCGGAGGCGCTCAAGCGCCGCTGCCTGTTCCTGCACCTCGACTTCCCCGACGCCGACCTGGAGCGCCGCATCGTGGCGTCGCGGGTGCCGGAGCTGACGGAGGCGATGGTCGACGCGCTGGTCCGCACGGTCCGGGTGCTGCGCACGCTGGAGCTGCGCAAGTCGCCCAGCGTGGCCGAGACGATCGACTGGGGCCGCACCCTGCTCGCGCTGGGCCTCGACACCCTCGACGACGACGCCGTCCGCGCCACCCTGGGCGTCGTGCTCAAGCACCAGTCCGACACCGTGAAGGCGGCGTCGGAGCTGCGGCTCAACTAGGAGAAATGCACGTTCGGGCCGGTCCGGGGACGATCTCCGGAGCGCTCGACCGGCGCACGCTCTGCGCATGGTGATCCTGCTGATGTGCGTGGGCGCGGCCCTGATGGTGCTGCTGGCCCTGGTCGTGACCGTCGTCGACGTCGTGGGGGCCCCGGCCCGCCGTGAGCTGGCCGCGCAGCGGCGCGGGGCGTGGGAGCGCGCCTCAGAGGAGGCGGTCGCCGGGAGCCGGTGACGGCTCCTGGCGCTCCTCCTGCACCTGCACCTCCACCCGGGCGGCCACCGCCGCCGGGTGCCACAGCTCGTCGAACGGGCCCATCAGCGAGTAGCCGCCGGAGGTGCCCCGGTTCCGGACGCGGCGCGCGAGCCAGACCAGCCCGGCCAGCGGCGCACCCAGCACGGCGACGGTGAGCAGGGCCTCCACGACGGAGAGGCTAGCCCCGCCGGGCCTTGCGCGTGGCCAGCAGCACGCGCACGAGGTACGCGGGGGACGGGGGCGTCCAGCCGAGCTGCTGCGAGGTGCCCAGGTCGTCGCGGTTCGCCCAGTGCTCCACGACCTTCCCGTCGCGCACGCGCAGCCAGTGCGTCTGCGTGGTCGCGAAGGACCGCCCCCTGGCCGGGAACGCCTGCGCGGGCCGGCCGTCGGCGCCGTAGCCGACGAACACGCCGGTCTGGCGGCCCGACATCGTCGTGTGCACGGCCACCAGGTCGCCGTCGACCACCGCCTCGTGGACCTCCCAGGCCAGGTCGTCGAAGATCCCGCGCATCCACTCCGCCGTCGCGTGGAAGGCGGCGGGGCCCCGGCCACGGCAGGCGGGCGGCTCCGAGGCGGCCTCGCGGTTGACGGCGTCGGGGTGCACGACCTCGGCGAACTCGGCGAGGGTGCCCCGGGCCATCAGCCCGATCGAGCGGACGGCGACCTCGCGGACATCGGTGCTGATCACGGTCGCTCCCGGAGTTACGATGGAACCTGCTTCAATCCATTTGATCCTGGTTCCACCGAGAACGCAAGGGGGTCCGGATGGTCCGCCGCTACTCCACGGCCCTGCGCACCGAGCAGGCCGCGCAGGCCCGCCGCCGCGTCCTGGAGGCCGCGCACGCCGCCTTCGTCGACGGCGGCTACACCGGGACCACGCTCGCCGCCGTCGCGGCGGCGGCGCAGGTCAGCGTCCAGACCGTCTACAACGCGGTGGGCGGGAAGCCCGCGCTGCTCAAGGCGGTCTACGACGTGGCGCTCGCGGGCGACGACGACCCCGTGCCGATGGCGGAGCGCCCGGCCGCGCGGGCGATGCGGGCGGCCGTCGACGGACGGGAGTGCCTGGCCCTCTACGCCGGCACGGCCCGCGCCGTCGGCGAGCGCACCCATCCGCTGCTCCGGGTGCTGCTCACGGCCGACGACCCCGACCTGCGGGCGTTCGCCGAGACCGTGGAGGAGGAGCGCGCGATGGGCACCCGCGCCGTGGCGGGGCTGGTCGCGCAGCGGTTCGGGCTGCGCGACGCCCTCGACGTCGAGGACGCGGCGGCCGTGCTCTGGGCCCTGACCGCCCCCGACCTCGCCGACCGGCTCGTCCGCCGCCGCGGCTGGGGCTGGGACCGCTTCGAGTCCTGGCTGGCTCGGACGACGGCCGACGCCCTGCTCGGCGCCCCCGTGACGGCCTGACGCACGGCGAGGGGGCGGCCTGTCCGGCGTCAGACGAAGGCCGCGAGGCCCTCGTACTCCGCCACCGGGGCGGCGCCGACCGCCTCGTACTCCAGCAGCAGCAGGCCGTTCCCCGTCACCTCGTGACCGACGAGCCGGAGGCCGACGGGCCCGCCCGGGTCGAGCAGCCGCCGCCCGGACCCGACGACGGTCGGTGCGACGACGAGCCGGAGCGCGTCGACGAGGCCGGCCGCCAGCAGGGTGCGGCCCAGGCGCGCACTGCCGTGGATCTGCAGCTCCCGTCCCGGACGGTCCCGGAGCTCCCCGACGGTCCGGACCGGGTCGCCGCGGAGCACGGTCGTCGGGTGCCAGGACCCCTCGGTGAGGGTGCTGGTGACCACGTACTTCGGCAGCGCGTTCATCCGCTCGGTGAACGGGTCCGGGTCGGTGATGCGCGGCCAGTCCCGGGCGAACGCCTCGTAGGTGCGCCGCCCGAGCAGCAGGCCGTCGGCGAGGTCCAGCCACTCGGAGGTGCGCTGGACGAACACGTCGTCCAGGTGGGGGACGAGCCAGCCGCCCATGGTGAAGCTGTCGCTGGTGTCCTCGGTCGGCGAGCCGGGGCCCTGGCTGACGCCGTCGAGGGTGACGAACTCCGTGAGGACGACCCTCATCGCACGGCCCGGCTCTCGACGACCCCGGCGAGCTGGCCGGTGACCGTGCCCCAGCCGTCGGCGAACCCGAGCTCCGCGTGGAGGGCGCGGGCGGCCGGATCGCCGTGCCGGACGAGCACCCGGTAGCGGGTGCCGTCCGGGTGGTCGGCGAGCGTGATCTCGGCCGTCATGGCCACCGGGGCGGGGACCGCGGGCCGCCACGCGCTGTCGATCGCGTTCGTGA contains these protein-coding regions:
- a CDS encoding LLM class flavin-dependent oxidoreductase codes for the protein MTEQSAASGPTFGLWYDFRNPDPDRPFSSFYAEVLDQIAWAEQRGLDSAWLTEHHFCADGYSPSPFVLASAILQRTSRMHVGTNLIVSPLHDPVRLAEDSATLSLLSGGRFDLGVGQGYWVREFEAFGKQVRQRPSLLEEGVEVIRRAWSGSAEGFAGKRYTLPPVAVTPVPERTPQLLVGAMADVAIERAARIADGFLSTQNAHHATYLAAVERTGGSVADARIYAGQWSIIAEDPEEVWSRIGKHALYQLNEYISWGAFGPPDDVPRFADPAQILEAGAYRLMDAETAVTELTDMLRACPQIKDVHFWAQLPGEPVDSGSERIAYLADKVVPAVRERLAG
- a CDS encoding long-chain-fatty-acid--CoA ligase, with the protein product MSELLVTDFLERARRHHPRRAIVGYDDGAEVVRYDYGAYAARVSRLAGALRALGVRPGDRVASLSWNHHRHLELYAAVPLAGAVLHTLNLRLSAEEIAYIAGHADDRLILADPDLVGLLDGVHPELGVIDTGDAYEALVAAGPELTEPPPRSEHDLAVLCYTSGTTGRPKGVGYTHRGLVLHTFAACLADGHAISARDTVLHVVPLFHANGWGVPFAATMAGAAQVLPGPHPTVAQIADIIARERVTYVGMVPTVAVDLLDHVRTHGGDLSSLRALVLGGSTPPLDLVRGLDKLGVPVFQGWGMTEISPMATFTRPPAPIEDAEERYRDTRTQGRLLPGLRWRIVDDAGHELPWDGTAVGELHVRGPWVATSYYLGEAPDRFDDGWLRTGDVATIDGQGRLHVVDRTKDLIKSGGEWISSVALEQALLADPDVADAAVVAVPHHRWQERPLAVAVLRPGAGATGAELLARLEERVPRWWLPEEVLVVDALPRTSVGKTDKRRLRSRYAGRT
- a CDS encoding alpha/beta fold hydrolase, yielding MAFLEVEDGKRVYYEHHAGAGRPVVLVHGWGVTSRCWDTTLPALRAAGHAVVTFDHRACGRSDKDFADTSIAAIASDVVALVEHLGLRAPVLNGWSLGGAVATEAAARLGSNISGLVLTGGATPRYTSAEGWPYGGTPADVEGVLAGLAADRASTFRAVAGAVCVKPVGADVVESMWLQFMESGPRADDTLRDLAGIDQREILPELPCPVLLLCGREDGFVSFDGVSASRTLFRDARLVEFGGVGHAPFAEDGETYRTELLSFVGGLPD
- a CDS encoding phosphotransferase family protein gives rise to the protein MTTTAQPDWLPPEVVDLAAVVRWGAECGLPDGPVEDVRRIGGGTQNIVLRMTWAGRDLVLRRPPEHPRPSSNGVLRREMRVLAALAGSDVPHPGFVLGCDDESVLGGVVFYLMEAVDGINPGDGIRGVCATDPAARHAAALDTAAALARLAALDHEAVGLGDLGRPEGFLARQVPRWVEHLASYDRIEGYPGSTLPHVDALARWLTDHRPPDGRPGIVHGDYHLNNVLLALDAPRVAAVVDWEMCTIGDPLLDLGWLLVTWPDGFADPIAGGALAALGGLPAPADLAAHYGARSDRNLSALDWYTVLAGFKLAIVIEGTHARAQAGQADRAVGDRLHRNAVDLLERAASVAGV
- a CDS encoding TetR/AcrR family transcriptional regulator, with amino-acid sequence MVRRYSTALRTEQAAQARRRVLEAAHAAFVDGGYTGTTLAAVAAAAQVSVQTVYNAVGGKPALLKAVYDVALAGDDDPVPMAERPAARAMRAAVDGRECLALYAGTARAVGERTHPLLRVLLTADDPDLRAFAETVEEERAMGTRAVAGLVAQRFGLRDALDVEDAAAVLWALTAPDLADRLVRRRGWGWDRFESWLARTTADALLGAPVTA
- a CDS encoding dihydrofolate reductase family protein; translated protein: MRVVLTEFVTLDGVSQGPGSPTEDTSDSFTMGGWLVPHLDDVFVQRTSEWLDLADGLLLGRRTYEAFARDWPRITDPDPFTERMNALPKYVVTSTLTEGSWHPTTVLRGDPVRTVGELRDRPGRELQIHGSARLGRTLLAAGLVDALRLVVAPTVVGSGRRLLDPGGPVGLRLVGHEVTGNGLLLLEYEAVGAAPVAEYEGLAAFV
- a CDS encoding RecQ family ATP-dependent DNA helicase, coding for MTTTEQDLRARAEEVLTTLAGPEARLREDQWTAIHALVAERRRALVVQRTGWGKSAVYFVATALLREQGAGATVIVSPLLALMRNQIDAAARAGIRAATVNSANTADWERTYAAVEAGEVDVLLVSPERLNNPDFRDRVLPRLTASAGMLVVDEAHCVSDWGHDFRPDYRRLRALIAELPDGIPVLATTATANDRVVVDVTEQLGLAAGEPLVLRGSLDRESLRLSVVTLRTAADRLGWLAAQMDALPGAGIVYTLTIQAAEEVAEFLRERGHPVASYTGKTPPEERLAAEGDLLANRVKALVATSALGMGFDKPDLGFVVHLGAPASPVAYYQQIGRAGRAVERAEVVLLPGHEDQDIWRYFASLAFPPEPVVRQTLAVLGDEPLSTAAIETRVDLSRTRLEMLLKVLDSDGAAKRVKGGWVATGRDWVYDEERHRRIAQARKAEQQAMLDYLATDRCRLVFLREQLDDPGAAPCGRCDVCAGTAWSTDVDAGAAEAAAERIARPGVEVAPRKQWPTGMAELDVPASGKIPAGELAGTGRVIGRLSDIGWGTRLRELLDPTPPADDEFGPDVDPETGEAVSGTDLPVPKDVLDAVVRVLAGWGWEERPVGVVGIGSRTRPHQLEHLARRISEIGRLPLLGTLVPAGPRPGAHANSAQRLAAVWHGFEEPSFALPDGPVLLVDDLIDSGWTMTVAARLLRRAGAGSVLPFALAQSG
- a CDS encoding SDR family NAD(P)-dependent oxidoreductase, which translates into the protein MGRTWVVTGGSRGIGRAVVDRALAAGDAVYVLARSAARAGWPAGGRVVPVPVDVADPESVAAAFARVREGTGSVDVLVNSAGVHRGGLIEQVGDAAWNEVLATNLTGAFTVVRAARPLLAAGSSVVNIGAVVGLRGFAGDVAYGSAKAGLSGLTQTLAMEFARDGVRVNLVVPGFVETDMTDGIPPAAKARIMAGIPLGRPARAEEIADVVWSVAGSSYMTGSTVAVDGGLLASFGAPAGRPRTVRE
- a CDS encoding AAA family ATPase; this translates as MGRVSAPQSPLFGSVADVAERLAGVGYLASTAVATTVYLADRLGKPLLVEGPAGVGKTELAKAVAQATGSGLVRLQCYEGIDEARALYEWNHAKQLLRITAGQGQESWDETRDDVFSEEFLLPRPLLTAIRRSDPTVLLIDEMDKADVEVEGLLLEVLSDFQVTVPEMGTISATRRPFALLTSNSTRELSEALKRRCLFLHLDFPDADLERRIVASRVPELTEAMVDALVRTVRVLRTLELRKSPSVAETIDWGRTLLALGLDTLDDDAVRATLGVVLKHQSDTVKAASELRLN
- a CDS encoding ester cyclase yields the protein MISTDVREVAVRSIGLMARGTLAEFAEVVHPDAVNREAASEPPACRGRGPAAFHATAEWMRGIFDDLAWEVHEAVVDGDLVAVHTTMSGRQTGVFVGYGADGRPAQAFPARGRSFATTQTHWLRVRDGKVVEHWANRDDLGTSQQLGWTPPSPAYLVRVLLATRKARRG